The proteins below are encoded in one region of Sminthopsis crassicaudata isolate SCR6 chromosome 1, ASM4859323v1, whole genome shotgun sequence:
- the PERCC1 gene encoding protein PERCC1 isoform X1: MTIQPPNICQPPALGLTINTSATGGELLHSEEDLGSLFCLVPEDNICCVGRLLASREEMAAGVIRNLCDFRLQAAFHQPFLPTSGHRDPDFPETSEEEEEDGEEEEEGEKPGDNLELAGSSPGCQRSDQNLVTGPTRSSPSSTEMTLQLLRFSELISCDIQKYFGQKTKDDDPDACNIYEDCRPPGKSARELYYADLMQIVQSGDQEDEDTDIAGFPKGLDCQARFSSSRDRSQKLGPLVELFDYGLCQYARQRVSDSRRLRLEKKYGHITPMHKRKLPQSFWKEPAPSSLCLLNTSTPDFSDLLANWTSDVAQELHSVGGRDLDRHALEMDQLEEVVLKERRILKNTKHYNSQAY, encoded by the exons ATGACAATACAGCCACCAAATATTTGTCAGCCGCCAGCGCTAGGGCTGACTATAAATACTTCAGCCACAGGTGGAGAACTGCTGCATTCAGAGGAAGACCTGGGGAGCCTTTTTTGCCTAGTCCCTGAAG ATAACATCTGTTGCGTTGGAAGGCTCCTAGCCTCAAGAGAGGAGATGGCTGCTGGAGTGATCAGAAATTTATGTGACTTTAGGCTTCAGGCTGCCTTCCATCAGCCATTCTTACCTACATCTGGCCACCGAGATCCAGATTTCCCTGAAACctctgaggaggaggaggaagatggtgaagaggaggaggaaggtgaAAAGCCTGGAGACAACCTGGAGCTGGCGGGAAGTAGTCCAGGATGCCAGAGGTCGGACCAGAACTTGGTGACAGGTCCCACCAGGTCAAGCCCAAGTAGCACTGAGATGACTTTGCAACTCCTCCGCTTCTCTGAGCTCATCAGTTGTGACATCCAGAAGTACTTTGGTCAGAAGACAAAAGATGATGACCCAGATGCCTGCAACATTTATGAGGATTGCCGCCCACCTGGTAAATCTGCAAGGGAGCTCTACTATGCAGATTTGATGCAAATCGTCCAGAGTGGGGACCAGGAGGATGAGGACACTGACATTGCAGGTTTCCCTAAGGGCTTAGATTGCCAGGCCAGGTTCAGCTCCAGCAGAGACAGGTCTCAAAAGCTGGGGCCTCTGGTTGAGCTCTTTGATTACGGTCTCTGTCAATATGCTAGGCAGAGAGTGTCTGACAGTAGGAGGCTAAGGCTTGAAAAAAAGTATGGCCACATCACCCCAATGCACAAAAGGAAGCTGCCACAGTCCTTCTGGAAGGAGCCAGCTCCCAGCTCCTTATGTCTGCTCAACACCAGCACACCTGACTTTAGTGACCTGCTTGCCAACTGGACGTCCGATGTGGCCCAGGAGCTCCACAGTGTGGGAGGCCGGGATCTGGACAGACATGCCCTGGAGATGGATCAGTTAGAGGAAGT GGTTTTGAAGGAAAGGAGGATTTTAAAGAATACTAAACACTACAACTCTCAAGCATATTAA
- the UQCC4 gene encoding ubiquinol-cytochrome c reductase complex assembly factor 4 isoform X1 produces MRVAPGRLTGFFLRSRRALRFVPWAPRDFLPPLGARAKHRVEEEEDELERPIRFSSSKANPRRWTVEHSLGSDRRRPWWKVVPLSASLIALILWCFFRKESDIDQWLVQGLEGESPEAGVDPEQPGSQAGPGART; encoded by the coding sequence ATGCGGGTGGCACCGGGGAGGCTCACTGGTTTCTTTCTCAGGAGTCGCCGGGCGCTGCGCTTCGTGCCCTGGGCCCCGCGGGACTTTCTTCCTCCGCTCGGAGCCAGGGCCAAGCATAGGGTCGAGGAAGAGGAGGACGAGCTAGAGCGACCCATCCGCTTCTCCTCCAGCAAGGCGAACCCGCGCCGTTGGACTGTGGAGCACTCGCTGGGCAGCGACCGTCGCCGGCCCTGGTGGAAGGTCGTACCCTTGAGCGCATCCCTGATAGCCCTGATCTTGTGGTGCTTCTTCCGGAAGGAGAGCGACATCGACCAGTGGCTGGTCCAAGGCTTGGAAGGGGAGTCGCCAGAAGCAGGTGTGGATCCCGAGCAGCCTGGAAGCCAGGCCGGCCCCGGAGCTAGGACCTGA
- the PERCC1 gene encoding protein PERCC1 isoform X2, giving the protein MAAGVIRNLCDFRLQAAFHQPFLPTSGHRDPDFPETSEEEEEDGEEEEEGEKPGDNLELAGSSPGCQRSDQNLVTGPTRSSPSSTEMTLQLLRFSELISCDIQKYFGQKTKDDDPDACNIYEDCRPPGKSARELYYADLMQIVQSGDQEDEDTDIAGFPKGLDCQARFSSSRDRSQKLGPLVELFDYGLCQYARQRVSDSRRLRLEKKYGHITPMHKRKLPQSFWKEPAPSSLCLLNTSTPDFSDLLANWTSDVAQELHSVGGRDLDRHALEMDQLEEVVLKERRILKNTKHYNSQAY; this is encoded by the exons ATGGCTGCTGGAGTGATCAGAAATTTATGTGACTTTAGGCTTCAGGCTGCCTTCCATCAGCCATTCTTACCTACATCTGGCCACCGAGATCCAGATTTCCCTGAAACctctgaggaggaggaggaagatggtgaagaggaggaggaaggtgaAAAGCCTGGAGACAACCTGGAGCTGGCGGGAAGTAGTCCAGGATGCCAGAGGTCGGACCAGAACTTGGTGACAGGTCCCACCAGGTCAAGCCCAAGTAGCACTGAGATGACTTTGCAACTCCTCCGCTTCTCTGAGCTCATCAGTTGTGACATCCAGAAGTACTTTGGTCAGAAGACAAAAGATGATGACCCAGATGCCTGCAACATTTATGAGGATTGCCGCCCACCTGGTAAATCTGCAAGGGAGCTCTACTATGCAGATTTGATGCAAATCGTCCAGAGTGGGGACCAGGAGGATGAGGACACTGACATTGCAGGTTTCCCTAAGGGCTTAGATTGCCAGGCCAGGTTCAGCTCCAGCAGAGACAGGTCTCAAAAGCTGGGGCCTCTGGTTGAGCTCTTTGATTACGGTCTCTGTCAATATGCTAGGCAGAGAGTGTCTGACAGTAGGAGGCTAAGGCTTGAAAAAAAGTATGGCCACATCACCCCAATGCACAAAAGGAAGCTGCCACAGTCCTTCTGGAAGGAGCCAGCTCCCAGCTCCTTATGTCTGCTCAACACCAGCACACCTGACTTTAGTGACCTGCTTGCCAACTGGACGTCCGATGTGGCCCAGGAGCTCCACAGTGTGGGAGGCCGGGATCTGGACAGACATGCCCTGGAGATGGATCAGTTAGAGGAAGT GGTTTTGAAGGAAAGGAGGATTTTAAAGAATACTAAACACTACAACTCTCAAGCATATTAA
- the UQCC4 gene encoding ubiquinol-cytochrome c reductase complex assembly factor 4 isoform X2 encodes MSGSLCCLAAGSRRALRFVPWAPRDFLPPLGARAKHRVEEEEDELERPIRFSSSKANPRRWTVEHSLGSDRRRPWWKVVPLSASLIALILWCFFRKESDIDQWLVQGLEGESPEAGVDPEQPGSQAGPGART; translated from the exons ATGAGTGGCTCCTTGTGCTGTCTGGCGGCGGG GAGTCGCCGGGCGCTGCGCTTCGTGCCCTGGGCCCCGCGGGACTTTCTTCCTCCGCTCGGAGCCAGGGCCAAGCATAGGGTCGAGGAAGAGGAGGACGAGCTAGAGCGACCCATCCGCTTCTCCTCCAGCAAGGCGAACCCGCGCCGTTGGACTGTGGAGCACTCGCTGGGCAGCGACCGTCGCCGGCCCTGGTGGAAGGTCGTACCCTTGAGCGCATCCCTGATAGCCCTGATCTTGTGGTGCTTCTTCCGGAAGGAGAGCGACATCGACCAGTGGCTGGTCCAAGGCTTGGAAGGGGAGTCGCCAGAAGCAGGTGTGGATCCCGAGCAGCCTGGAAGCCAGGCCGGCCCCGGAGCTAGGACCTGA